A single window of Manduca sexta isolate Smith_Timp_Sample1 chromosome 15, JHU_Msex_v1.0, whole genome shotgun sequence DNA harbors:
- the LOC119189436 gene encoding C-type lectin 37Db-like — protein sequence MPLLKTGEKRYYLGIFFKANWFKAQQYCRFHGMHLASIASQQENDKLEQYVKDSGYGREHFWTSGTDLAEEGNFFWMANGRPLTFVNWNAGEPNNFRYENGEEENCLELWNRDDKGLKWNDSPCSFETYFICEVRSD from the exons ATGCCGTTGCTAAAAACAGGAGAGAAGAGATATTACTTAGGAATATTCTTTAAG GCTAATTGGTTTAAGGCGCAACAGTACTGCAGATTCCACGGCATGCACCTCGCTTCAATTGCATCGCAGCAGGAGAACGACAAGCTGGAACAATATGTCAAAGATTCAG GATATGGACGTGAGCACTTCTGGACGTCCGGCACCGATTTGGCTGAGGAAGGAAATTTCTTCTGGATGGCAAACGGCAGACCGCTGACATTCGTCAATTGGAACGCGGGAGAGCCAAACAACTTCAGATACGAGAACGGAGAAGAGGAAAACTGTCTGGAACTGTGGAACAGAGACGACAAAGGGCTCAAATGGAACGACTCGCCGTGCTCCTTCGAAACGTACTTCATCTGCGAAGTCCGGTCGGATTGA